GGCGGCCCCGGTCGGTGGCGCTACTGCCGGACCGGTCCAGCCGGATCCTGGGCCTCGCGGCGGCGCAGGTGCTCGGCGTGCCGGCGGAGCCGTTCACCGGCGCCCGGCCGGAGAGCGTGGTGGTGGCCTACGACCTGAGTGAAGTCGACGACGGTGGGCTGTTGACCGCGCTGCGCGACCGGGCGGCCGGACAGGTGCTGTTCGAGCACGCCACCTGCTGGACCGACCCGCCGGCGGTGTCCGCCGACGTGAGCACGATGTTGACCCAGGTGGTCGTCGCGCCGTGGGGTGAGCGGCTGCGCCGGGGCCCGGACGGTGGGGTCGAGCGGGGCACCGCCGACGACCGGCCGATCGAGGAGATCGCGGCCGAGATCCTGCGGGACGCGGGCGAACCCGACCCCGGTGACGGTGCCACCCCGGCGGATCCGGACGACGCGCTGGTCGGCTTCGTCTCCGCCGTCGCCGGCCGCTGGCTGGCCGGACCGCGCGACCGGGTCCGGTCACCGGGCCCGGTGCGCAGCTCGCGGTTCGGCTAGATCCGGCCGGTCCGGCCGGCCGGCGGACGGACCAGCCGTCGGCCGGCCGGCCGGGCGACCTTGCGATCTCGCAGGCCGGTCGTCAGGCGTCCGGCAGGGAGACCTTGGTATCCGGTGGGGCGACCTCGTGGGCCGGTCGGCCGGCCGCACCGGGTAGCAGGCCGAGTCCGCTCAGGGCCGCCGCGACCAGTTCCTCCGGGGTCAGTGCGACGTCGAGGGTCAGGATCCGCTCGTCCGGCTGCGGCGGCTCCAGGGTCGCGATCTGCGAGTCCAGCAGGCTGGCCGGCATGTAGTGCCCGGCCCGCCGGGCCATCCGCTCCCGGATCACCTCGGCCGACCCGTCGAGGAAGACGAAGTCGACGCTCGGCGGCCCCTGCCGGAGCACGTCCCGGTACGAACGCCTCAGCGCCGAGCAGGCCAGTACGGTGGAGACCCCCTCGGTGGCGCGTTCGGCCATCCAGCCGGCGAGTTCCCGCAGCCACGGCCACCGGTGCGTGTCGTCGAGCGGCACCCCGGCCCGCATCAGGTCCACATTGGACGCCGGATGGAAGCCGTCCGCCTCGGCAAAGGTCAGCCCGGTGGCGGCGGCGATCCCCTCGGCCACGGTGGTCTTGCCCGACCCGGAGACACCCATCACCACGATGTGTCGGGTCGGAGCGGACTGCGCGGCGGGGCCGGCGGGGCCGTCACCAGTCATGGACCGTGCCGTCCTTGAGCCGGTTGAACGGCAGGTAGGCCGGCACGTACGGAAACTGGTCGGCGGCCGCCTCGTCGAGTTCGACGCCGATCCCGGGCTGGTCGCCGGGGTGCAGGTAGCCGTCGGTGAAGGTGAACGACTGCCGGAACACCTCGTCGGTCAGCGGACCGTGCCGCATGTACTCCTGGATGCCGAAGTTGTGGATCGCCAGGTCCAGGTGCAGGGCGGCGGCCATCCCGACCGGGGAGATGTCGGTCGGCCCGTGGATGCCGGACTTGATCTGGTACTGCGCGGCGAAGTCGAGGAGCTTGCGCATCGCGGTGATCCCGCCGGTGTGCGTGACGGCGGACCGAACGTAGTCGATCAACTGCTCCCGGATCAGCGTCTGGTAGTCCCACACCGTGTTGAAGACCTCGCCGATCGCCAGCGGGGTGGTGGTGTGCTGGCGGACCAGCCGCAGCGACTCCTGGTTCTCCGCCGGGGTGCAGTCCTCCAGCCAGAACAGGTCGTACGGTTCCAGCGCCTTGCCGAGCTTGGCGGCCTGGATCGGGGTCATCCGGTGGTGCCCGTCGTGCAGCAGCGGCAGTTCCGGACCGAACTCGTTGCGTACCGCCTCGAAGACGGTCGGCAGGTGCCGCAGGTAGGCCCGGGTGTCCCAGTCCTCCTCGGCGGGCAGCGGGATGCGCTGGGCCGGCTCGTAGTCGTACCGCTTGCCGTCGGCGCTGGGCTGGGCGGCGACGCCGTACACCGCGTTGATTCCCGGTACCGAGGTCTGTATCCGGATCGACTTGAAGCCCTCGTCGAGGTGGCGCCGGATCGAGTCGAACAGCTCCGGGACGTCCCGCCCGGACGCGTGCCCGTACGCCATGATGCCGGTCCGGGACGCGCCGCCGAGCAGTTGGTACAGCGGCATTCCGGCGGCCTTCGCCTTGATGTCCCAGAGCGCGACGTCCACCGCCGCGATCGCGGCCATGGTGACCGGGCCGCGCCGCCAGTACGCCGACCGGTACAGGAACTGCCAGGTGTCCTCGATCCGGTGCGGGTCCCGCCCGAGCAGCAGCGGCACCACATGGTCGGTCAGGTACGACGCGACCGAGAGTTCCCGGCCGTTGAGGGTGCCGTCGCCGAGTCCGGTGATGCCCTCGTCAGTGGTGATCTTCAGGGTGACGAAGTTGCGATCAGGGCTGGTGACGATCACCTCTGCGGCGACGATCTTCACGACATGCCTTTCTTCCCGGGTGGAATGTGATGGACGGCGGGACGGCGCTGGTTCACCACTCCGCGAAGGAGCCGTCGGGGTGCCGCCAGGTCGGTCCGCGCCAGCTGTGCCCGCGCTTGTCCGCCAGCCGTACGGCGTTCTCGTCGATCTCGACGCCGAGCCCCGGGCCGGTCAGCCGGGCGATGTGCCCGTCGGCGAAGTCGAACGGCGTCCGGTCGACGACGTAGTCCAGCACCTCGGCGTCGGCGTTGTAGTGGATCCCGATGCTCTGCTCCTGGATCAGGTAGTTCGGCGTCGCGAAGCCGACCTGTAGACAGGCCGCCAGGGCGAGCGGTCCGAGCGGACAGTGCGGGGCGAGTTGTACGTCGTACACCTCGGCCAATGCCGCGATCTTACGGACCTCGGTGATCCCACCGGCGTGCGAGACGTCCGGTTGGGCGACCGCGATGCCGGCCTGGAGGACGGGCAGGAACTCCTGCCGGCTGTAGAGCCGCTCGCCGGTGGAGACCGGTGTGGTGGTGGACCTGACGAACTCGCCGATCAGGTGCGAGTTCTCCGGTACGACCGGCTCCTCGAGGAAGAACGGTCGGAACGGCTCCAGCAGCGGGGCGACCCGGCGGGCGTTGGCCAGGGTGAACCGGCCGTGGAAGTCGACCGCGACGTCCCGGTCGTCGCCGAGCACCTCGCGGGCGGCGGCGACCCGGCGGACCACGCCGTCGAGTTCGGCGACGGACGCGACCGGGCTCATCCGGCCGGACGCGTTCATCTTGACCGCGGTGAGCCCGGCGGCGACCTGCTCGGCGATGTGGTCGGCGACCTCGGCCGGCTCGTCGCCGCCGACCCAGCCGTAGACCCGGATCCGGTCCCGGACCGGGCCGCCGAGCAACTGGTGCACGGGTGCGCCGAAGTGCTTGCCGGCGATGTCCCACAGCGCCTGGTCGAGCCCGGAGACGGCACTGGCCAGGATCGGCCCGCCCCGGTAGAACGACCCCTTGGTCATCAACTGCCAGTGGTCCTCGATCCGCAGCGCGTCCCGGCCGATCAGCAGCT
The nucleotide sequence above comes from Plantactinospora soyae. Encoded proteins:
- a CDS encoding gluconokinase, coding for MTGDGPAGPAAQSAPTRHIVVMGVSGSGKTTVAEGIAAATGLTFAEADGFHPASNVDLMRAGVPLDDTHRWPWLRELAGWMAERATEGVSTVLACSALRRSYRDVLRQGPPSVDFVFLDGSAEVIRERMARRAGHYMPASLLDSQIATLEPPQPDERILTLDVALTPEELVAAALSGLGLLPGAAGRPAHEVAPPDTKVSLPDA
- the manD gene encoding D-mannonate dehydratase ManD, which produces MKIVAAEVIVTSPDRNFVTLKITTDEGITGLGDGTLNGRELSVASYLTDHVVPLLLGRDPHRIEDTWQFLYRSAYWRRGPVTMAAIAAVDVALWDIKAKAAGMPLYQLLGGASRTGIMAYGHASGRDVPELFDSIRRHLDEGFKSIRIQTSVPGINAVYGVAAQPSADGKRYDYEPAQRIPLPAEEDWDTRAYLRHLPTVFEAVRNEFGPELPLLHDGHHRMTPIQAAKLGKALEPYDLFWLEDCTPAENQESLRLVRQHTTTPLAIGEVFNTVWDYQTLIREQLIDYVRSAVTHTGGITAMRKLLDFAAQYQIKSGIHGPTDISPVGMAAALHLDLAIHNFGIQEYMRHGPLTDEVFRQSFTFTDGYLHPGDQPGIGVELDEAAADQFPYVPAYLPFNRLKDGTVHDW
- the dgoD gene encoding galactonate dehydratase; this encodes MTKIVRVETFLVPPRWLFVRIETDSGIVGWGEATCEGRSETVRTAVEQLSELLIGRDALRIEDHWQLMTKGSFYRGGPILASAVSGLDQALWDIAGKHFGAPVHQLLGGPVRDRIRVYGWVGGDEPAEVADHIAEQVAAGLTAVKMNASGRMSPVASVAELDGVVRRVAAAREVLGDDRDVAVDFHGRFTLANARRVAPLLEPFRPFFLEEPVVPENSHLIGEFVRSTTTPVSTGERLYSRQEFLPVLQAGIAVAQPDVSHAGGITEVRKIAALAEVYDVQLAPHCPLGPLALAACLQVGFATPNYLIQEQSIGIHYNADAEVLDYVVDRTPFDFADGHIARLTGPGLGVEIDENAVRLADKRGHSWRGPTWRHPDGSFAEW